The proteins below come from a single Brevinematales bacterium genomic window:
- a CDS encoding mechanosensitive ion channel family protein → MTYVIFSLLILVGLTISYLLVKFLRKATEMVMSHETKDKAEMRRLLSSISFWIILLLFTVYVNMLIIFMLEIPKQNLDIISKVFISLYVFVGSIILGKIVSSIVFPTIAERVRKITGTTDISFSVTIMSNIIGLVFVVIGIGVLLALWNISLIPLITTLGIGGLAVAIALQDTLANFFAGIQVLLVHQVRVGDYVKLEGGDEGFVVDVNWRNTTVRDLFNNIIIIPNSKLISSIVKNFYLPDQSMSILVPVEVSIENDLKFVEDITLKVAKEVQQTVEGADRNWIPLIRYTSFTDYSVKFNVVLRVVEYTYQFPLKHEFLKKLHSVYKSERIRFSVPMLNIKN, encoded by the coding sequence ATGACTTATGTTATATTTTCCTTACTTATCCTGGTAGGACTAACTATATCATACCTACTTGTAAAATTCCTAAGAAAAGCTACAGAAATGGTAATGAGTCACGAAACTAAAGACAAAGCAGAAATGAGGAGACTATTATCTTCAATAAGTTTTTGGATAATCCTATTACTTTTTACAGTTTATGTCAATATGCTGATAATCTTCATGTTAGAAATACCAAAGCAAAATCTAGATATTATATCTAAAGTTTTCATCTCCCTTTATGTTTTCGTTGGATCTATAATCTTAGGAAAGATCGTAAGTAGTATAGTATTTCCTACCATAGCAGAGAGAGTGAGAAAAATAACAGGAACTACAGATATATCTTTCTCTGTTACCATAATGTCAAATATAATAGGCTTAGTTTTTGTAGTAATTGGAATTGGAGTACTCCTAGCACTTTGGAACATTTCATTAATACCATTGATTACAACATTAGGCATAGGAGGTTTGGCAGTTGCAATTGCTCTTCAAGATACTCTTGCAAATTTTTTTGCAGGAATACAAGTACTCCTAGTACATCAAGTTAGAGTTGGAGACTATGTAAAACTAGAAGGTGGAGATGAGGGTTTTGTAGTAGACGTAAATTGGAGGAATACAACCGTAAGAGACTTATTCAATAACATAATTATAATCCCAAATTCAAAACTTATAAGTAGTATAGTGAAAAATTTTTATCTACCAGACCAAAGTATGTCAATACTTGTACCAGTTGAAGTATCTATCGAAAACGATCTGAAATTTGTAGAAGACATTACTCTTAAAGTAGCAAAGGAAGTTCAACAAACTGTTGAAGGTGCTGATAGAAATTGGATTCCTCTAATTAGATACACATCTTTCACAGATTACTCTGTCAAATTTAACGTAGTTTTGCGAGTAGTAGAATACACATACCAGTTTCCTTTAAAACACGAATTTTTGAAAAAATTACACTCAGTATACAAATCAGAAAGAATTAGGTTCTCTGTACCCATGCTCAACATAAAAAACTAG
- a CDS encoding ATP-binding protein, which translates to MRKVVFLLVISISAFYSILTIWFAYSFGNKMLENLNFTRISKDIERITTHINKENIKEAKEELLSLDKRINFLIVSQEEILRNSMNMVIKTSGATFLFFVSLSIVLSFLVTRQLKVLVDFLSSFKLPINTEINIPKTIFKDINSISISFQNLILRLVEYEKRVTELERFEGWKDISKVIVHEVGNMLTPIYTEVKNSIQNHKELNFETLVRIDKMLNNINDFLSKIREISSLPKPILTKQNIIDILEELRLFFTFDLETSSKNILVMVDRVLIMNAFANILKNSFEAIKDNGKVKVNVKTEEEIVIITFWDNGGGIPTEVIEKIFDFGISYKKGGKGIGLAITKKIILDNKGTVNVKTNLSEGTTEIIVKLPILADS; encoded by the coding sequence ATGAGAAAAGTTGTATTTTTACTTGTTATATCAATATCTGCTTTTTATTCAATCTTAACAATATGGTTTGCGTATAGCTTTGGGAATAAAATGCTAGAAAATCTCAATTTTACTCGCATATCAAAAGATATTGAAAGAATAACGACTCACATAAATAAAGAAAACATTAAAGAAGCTAAAGAAGAATTACTATCACTCGACAAAAGAATTAATTTCTTAATAGTCTCACAAGAAGAGATATTAAGGAATTCAATGAACATGGTAATAAAAACATCAGGAGCAACATTTTTATTCTTCGTATCACTCTCAATTGTTCTTTCATTTCTCGTTACAAGACAATTAAAGGTATTAGTAGATTTTTTATCAAGCTTTAAACTACCAATAAACACTGAAATTAACATACCTAAAACTATCTTCAAAGATATAAACAGTATATCTATATCTTTTCAAAACCTAATATTAAGATTAGTAGAATATGAAAAACGAGTTACAGAACTTGAGAGATTTGAAGGGTGGAAAGACATAAGCAAAGTCATAGTTCATGAAGTAGGAAATATGCTAACACCTATATATACCGAAGTCAAAAACTCTATACAAAATCACAAAGAACTAAACTTTGAAACCTTAGTCAGAATTGACAAAATGCTAAATAATATAAATGATTTTTTATCCAAAATCAGAGAAATCTCATCTCTTCCGAAACCAATTCTAACAAAACAGAATATCATAGATATCTTAGAAGAACTCAGATTATTTTTCACTTTTGACCTTGAAACTAGCAGTAAAAATATCTTAGTTATGGTCGACAGAGTTTTAATCATGAACGCATTCGCTAACATACTCAAGAACAGTTTTGAAGCAATAAAAGACAATGGCAAAGTAAAGGTTAACGTTAAAACTGAAGAAGAAATAGTAATAATAACTTTCTGGGATAATGGAGGTGGAATACCAACAGAGGTTATTGAAAAAATCTTCGACTTTGGAATCTCCTACAAAAAAGGGGGCAAAGGTATAGGACTAGCAATCACAAAAAAAATAATACTTGATAATAAGGGTACCGTAAATGTAAAAACAAACCTATCTGAAGGAACAACAGAAATCATAGTTAAACTACCCATCCTTGCAGATTCTTAA
- the bamA gene encoding outer membrane protein assembly factor BamA, translating to MERLSKYINLLVSKPFIKKLSTILLSTIMFLLIISTTSFSNIGEIEGYKINKIIITGLSKQAESIIRDNINLREGDEIDTDKVIKTTKDIYNLNVVYEFTLEYEIIDKSRKLINIYVNGKELDIVKDIKIKGNKSINTDDLKELIFIKKDDYVSEYKIISSVYAIKQKYREEGLLDVLVRHYFSSEDNKLILNFDIEEGPRSIVKKITFVGISNINDGDLKGIMDTKEEVKFIGIPITRGYFDPDKFSKDIEKVKYFYSSKGFIDAAIISTNIAVSNYYDNQTNLVEKHIYISITVEEGQKYYFGDVEIKGDIKVFTKNELIKKFPLLKGDVFAQDQIDRWLYNINRMYWDRGYIFARIDKKVDKNKETRFINLEVDITEGDIGHIGSILVVGNTYTKTHVIERELEIKEGEIFTVYKLQRSVEKLNMTQYFEKVEWEVREGEAEGIMDLIFKVKEGRTGLISLSAGYGSVSGFTMGGSISHINLFGTGKKIQGRIDIGQYQQGINLSFTEPYLFDSFYSLSTSIYFYNTLVRDIIVDDNSDGTPENTNGSYWQTKVGIGLNIGRRLGSYYTLGVGYSIYSTITHDKNFNTPYDSNVARELSLTYVDNWWEVYRGKLKSTLSLSLSFDSRNNPLVPTKGLNGGIYIDYVGHLIGGFFEFIKLSGNFSFYQAIPITEDYNIVWVLYTVQGIMLPQINGRLEYEILDLFWFDGYYELRGWSGYGIRGKAKAFYSTELRAPIVGNELWATIFGDLGNAFQDSSLYTTDINSYYGSFGIGAMINIPGFPIRLYLARQFTIKDNKPQLYTSDQFFNNWQFVFAIQGLF from the coding sequence ATGGAAAGATTATCAAAATACATTAATCTTCTTGTTTCAAAGCCATTCATAAAAAAGCTTTCTACAATATTACTTTCAACCATAATGTTCCTATTGATAATTTCAACAACATCATTCTCAAACATAGGTGAAATCGAAGGGTACAAAATAAACAAGATAATAATAACAGGCCTAAGTAAACAAGCAGAAAGCATTATAAGAGACAATATAAATCTTAGAGAGGGAGATGAAATCGATACTGACAAAGTTATAAAAACAACAAAAGATATCTACAACCTAAACGTGGTATACGAGTTCACATTAGAGTATGAGATAATAGATAAGTCAAGAAAACTAATAAACATATACGTAAACGGTAAAGAACTTGATATTGTAAAAGATATCAAGATAAAAGGTAATAAAAGTATTAACACTGATGATCTCAAAGAACTTATATTCATAAAGAAGGATGACTATGTTAGTGAATACAAAATAATATCCTCAGTTTATGCTATAAAGCAGAAATATAGAGAAGAAGGATTACTCGATGTCTTAGTTAGACATTACTTTTCAAGTGAAGATAATAAACTTATCCTTAATTTTGATATAGAAGAAGGTCCAAGAAGTATTGTCAAAAAAATAACGTTTGTGGGGATTTCAAACATCAATGATGGAGATCTCAAAGGTATAATGGATACTAAGGAAGAAGTAAAGTTCATAGGAATACCTATAACAAGGGGCTACTTTGATCCAGATAAATTTTCAAAAGACATAGAAAAAGTCAAGTACTTCTATTCAAGTAAAGGATTTATAGATGCAGCTATAATTTCAACAAACATCGCTGTTTCAAACTACTATGACAATCAAACAAACCTAGTTGAAAAACATATATACATATCAATAACAGTCGAAGAAGGGCAAAAATACTATTTCGGAGATGTTGAAATTAAAGGAGATATAAAAGTATTTACCAAAAATGAACTAATTAAGAAATTTCCACTCCTAAAAGGTGATGTATTTGCCCAGGATCAAATAGATAGATGGTTGTATAACATTAACAGAATGTACTGGGATAGGGGATATATCTTCGCAAGGATTGATAAAAAAGTTGATAAAAACAAAGAAACTAGGTTTATAAATCTAGAAGTTGACATAACAGAAGGAGACATAGGACATATTGGTAGCATACTAGTGGTTGGTAATACATATACAAAAACTCATGTCATAGAAAGAGAACTTGAAATCAAAGAAGGAGAAATATTCACAGTCTACAAACTTCAGAGAAGTGTTGAAAAACTAAATATGACGCAATACTTTGAGAAGGTTGAATGGGAAGTTAGAGAAGGAGAAGCCGAAGGGATAATGGATCTAATATTCAAAGTTAAAGAAGGTAGAACAGGACTTATATCTCTATCAGCAGGATATGGCTCTGTAAGTGGATTTACAATGGGGGGAAGCATATCACATATAAATCTCTTTGGAACTGGTAAGAAAATACAAGGTAGAATTGACATAGGTCAATACCAACAAGGTATAAACCTATCATTTACAGAACCATATCTTTTTGATTCCTTTTATTCACTATCAACATCAATATACTTCTACAACACATTAGTGAGAGACATAATAGTTGACGATAACTCCGATGGAACTCCGGAAAATACCAACGGCAGCTACTGGCAAACTAAAGTAGGTATAGGACTCAATATAGGTAGAAGATTAGGTAGTTACTACACTTTAGGAGTTGGATATTCTATCTATTCAACCATAACTCATGACAAAAACTTCAATACTCCATACGATAGTAATGTAGCAAGAGAATTGTCGTTAACATACGTCGACAATTGGTGGGAGGTATACAGAGGAAAACTAAAAAGCACTCTTAGTCTAAGTTTATCATTCGACAGTAGAAATAATCCTTTGGTACCAACAAAAGGGTTAAATGGAGGGATTTACATAGATTATGTAGGACATCTTATAGGTGGATTTTTTGAGTTTATAAAGCTAAGCGGTAACTTTTCTTTCTACCAAGCAATACCTATAACAGAAGATTACAACATAGTATGGGTTCTATACACAGTCCAAGGTATTATGCTACCACAAATTAATGGAAGATTAGAATACGAAATACTTGATCTATTCTGGTTTGATGGATATTATGAGCTTAGAGGATGGAGTGGATATGGTATAAGAGGTAAAGCAAAAGCCTTCTATTCAACCGAACTCAGAGCACCCATAGTAGGGAATGAATTATGGGCTACAATATTCGGAGATCTAGGTAATGCATTCCAAGATTCTTCATTATACACAACAGATATAAATAGTTATTATGGTAGCTTTGGAATAGGAGCAATGATAAACATTCCGGGATTTCCAATAAGATTGTACCTAGCAAGACAGTTTACCATAAAAGACAATAAACCCCAACTATACACAAGTGATCAATTCTTCAACAACTGGCAGTTTGTCTTTGCTATCCAAGGACTATTCTAA
- a CDS encoding HD domain-containing protein, producing MSITEEIKNNPLEMPMFISKTLADNGYECYVVGGIVRDFILYKSIPEDADWDFATSAEPDEVTRIFQRKKLLVIPTGIKHGTVTVFHNGKNYQITTFRIDKNYYDYRHPSEVVFTRNIREDLARRDFTINAMALDLIKGEIIDEFGGMEDLKNGIIRAVGDPEVRFEEDALRMLRACRFASKLNFRIEEKTLLAIKNKAENITKISAERVRDEIIKIMLSYKPSIGIEYMRETGLLSYILPELQDCYGVSQNVYHKYDVYYHSLLTCDKISDFIEGVNDQKRIYRLKLAGLFHDIAKPVTKQEVIENGIDVSTFYNHEVVGAGMTKRILKRLRFSNDDIDYITRLVRHHMFYYTDEWTDSAVRRFMRNVGLDLLDDLFILREADRIGSGKRKPGSVSLQKLKDRILMIIEQENAISLKDLKVDGYDIMSALNIPPGPMVGRILNGLLQIVIEDPSKNEKETLIKLAADLYRNFQQTTKT from the coding sequence ATGAGTATAACTGAAGAAATAAAAAACAATCCACTGGAGATGCCGATGTTTATATCTAAAACACTTGCTGATAATGGTTATGAATGTTATGTTGTTGGTGGAATAGTTAGAGATTTTATTCTCTACAAATCAATACCTGAAGATGCGGATTGGGATTTTGCGACGTCTGCTGAGCCAGATGAGGTTACAAGGATATTCCAGAGGAAGAAACTGCTTGTTATACCGACAGGTATAAAACATGGTACTGTTACTGTATTTCATAATGGTAAGAATTATCAAATAACAACTTTTAGGATAGATAAAAATTATTATGATTATAGACATCCTTCTGAGGTTGTATTTACTAGGAATATAAGGGAAGATCTTGCTCGTAGAGATTTTACCATAAATGCTATGGCTCTTGATCTTATTAAGGGTGAGATAATTGATGAGTTTGGGGGTATGGAAGATTTAAAAAATGGTATAATAAGAGCCGTTGGAGATCCTGAGGTTAGATTCGAGGAAGATGCGCTTAGAATGTTAAGAGCATGTAGATTTGCTTCTAAGCTTAATTTTAGGATAGAGGAAAAGACACTTTTAGCAATAAAAAACAAGGCTGAGAACATAACCAAGATATCTGCTGAAAGAGTCAGAGATGAAATAATAAAAATAATGCTTTCATACAAACCATCAATAGGAATAGAGTATATGCGAGAGACAGGATTACTTAGTTATATATTACCTGAACTCCAAGATTGCTATGGTGTTAGTCAAAATGTATATCATAAATATGATGTATATTATCATTCGTTATTGACTTGCGATAAGATATCAGATTTCATTGAAGGAGTAAATGATCAAAAAAGAATATACAGACTCAAACTAGCTGGGCTTTTTCACGATATAGCTAAACCTGTTACAAAACAAGAAGTTATAGAAAATGGAATTGATGTCTCAACATTCTATAATCATGAAGTTGTTGGTGCAGGAATGACAAAAAGAATTTTGAAAAGGTTAAGATTTAGTAATGATGATATTGATTATATAACTAGACTTGTCAGGCATCATATGTTCTATTATACTGATGAGTGGACTGATAGTGCAGTTAGAAGATTTATGAGGAATGTGGGACTTGATTTGTTGGATGATTTATTCATCCTAAGAGAGGCTGATAGGATAGGTAGTGGTAAGAGAAAGCCAGGTAGTGTATCCTTACAGAAACTCAAAGATAGAATACTCATGATAATAGAACAAGAAAATGCTATAAGTCTCAAAGATCTGAAGGTTGATGGGTATGATATTATGAGTGCTCTTAACATACCTCCTGGTCCTATGGTTGGTAGAATACTAAATGGGCTACTCCAAATAGTTATCGAAGATCCTTCGAAAAACGAAAAGGAAACCCTAATAAAACTGGCAGCAGATCTTTATAGAAATTTTCAGCAAACAACAAAAACATAG